ACTTGTCGTTTTTACTTTCGCTAATCACCAAAACATCACGGCGCTCATCTTTAAGGATTTTAGTTTCAACCGCTTTCAAAATCGCCTCAAAATTTTTGGTTTTAAATTCAGCCACTTCAAGATTATCTAAAACCACTAAAGCATTGTTGGCTACTTTATTAGAAAGCACCATCGCCAAGGCCTTTTGCCGCATTTTCTTATTTATTTTTTTGGAAAAATTACGATCAGAAGTTGGACCAAAGGTGACACCACCACCAATCCAAATCGGTGAACGAGATGAACCGGCACGAGCGCGACCAGTACCTTTTTGTTTCCAAGGCTTTTTACCACCACCGGAAACTTCGCTGCGATCTTTAGTGTCAGCTAAATTCTGGCGCTCATTTCCCTGTTGCGCCAGGAGCGCTTGATGAATCAAATCTTGATTAACGGTCACACCAAAAACTTTCTCGGATAAATCCAGATTGTGTAAGGGTTCCGCTTTTTGACTATAAACTTTTGTGTTCATACTTTTAGAAAATATCCTTATCCTTATTTAGCGTCAGCTGGAGCCTCGGCGGCCTCAACTTTTTCTTCAGTCTTCTCTTCGGTGACTGGAGTTTCTTCTTTAGCTTTCTCTGCCGGAGCCTCCTCTACTTTAGCCTCTTCTTTAGGAGTTTCTTCTACTGGAGTCTCCTCTTTTACTGCTTCGGCTTCAGAAACTGGGGCTTCTTCTTTTACTTCCTCTTCTTTAACTAAATTAACTTTTAAATCGCCAACACCTTTAATCGCCACTAAAGAATTAATTGCTCCCGGAATCGCGCCTTTAACATAAATTAAATTCTGTTCTTCATCAATGGCCACGACGGTGAGATTTTTAACGGTGACCGCTTCGTTGCCCATTTGGCCCGCCATGCGAACACCTTTAAAAATGCGCGCTGGTCCTTTTGAACCAACCGAACCGGGCATGCGTAATTGATCTTTGTTGCCGTGGGATTTTCGGCCACCGGCAAAACCATGACGCTTAACCACACCCTGAAAGCCTTTACCTTTGGAGGTGCCGCTGACATCAATAGCATCGCCAGGGGCAAAAGTACCAACGGTAATAATATCACCAACTTTTAGATCCGCTCCAGAAGCTCTAAATTCACGAGCGACCTTCGGTAAAACATCAGCTTTTTTGAAGTGGCCGCGTTGCGGCTTATTAATATTCTTTTCCCGGCGTTTACCAAAAGATACCTGAACCGCTTCGTAAGCGTCAGTGCTTTCGGTTTTGATTTGTGTAACGGTGCAAGGTCCAGCCAACACCGGGGTAACGGCTACGACCTTGTCGTTGACCCATAACTGAGTCATTTGTTTTTTGGTTCCGAGGATAAATTTCATATTCTTTAAACAAAAAAACTGGTGTGAAAACCAGTCAAAAAAATTTCATCCACTAAAAGGATCTTGTTGAAATTTTCTTAATTTGACTGATTACCTCCTAATATTAGACTAAATTCAGCTCGAGCACTTTCTCAAAATGAGAGTTATCCAAACCGATTTTTAGTCCGATTTTTTTGTATAAAATTACTGCTGTATTTTACTGCATTTTAATTTCCACGTCAACACCGGCTGGCAGATTTAGGCTGGTGAGATCTTCAATCGTCTTGGCGCTGGGGTCAACAATATCAATAATACGTTTGTGGATACGCATTTCATATTGATCCCGGGCATCTTTGTGAACAAAGGTGGCGCGGTTAACGGTATACTTTCTTTTTTCGGTCGGCAAAGGGATCGGGCCAAAAAAGTGGGCATCACTACGTTCAATCGTGTTAACGATTGTTTTGGTAGATTGGTCAACGATCTTGTGATCGAAGGCCTTAATTTTGATACGAATTCTTTGCTTGAATTCTTCCTTTTTGTTGTTGTCAGACATAATTGGTGCTCCCCTTTTAGTCAAAAGCAAATTCTTTGAAGACTAAAATGGAAGATTGTTTTTAAATAAACACAGTCAACCCGCCCTATAAATAGAGCGGGTCTCAGTAATTATTTAATGATTTTGGTCACCACGCCGGCGCCGACAGTGCGGCCACCTTCGCGGATAGCAAACTTCTGCTTCTCTTCAAGAGCAACTGGAGAAATCAATTTTACCTTAAAGGAAACAGTATCGCCAGGCATAACCATATCGGTGCCAGCCGGTAATTCTACTTCACCAGTAACATCAGTGGTACGGATGTAGAATTGAGGCTTGTAGCCGTTAAAAAATGGTTTGTGGCGTCCGCCTTCTTCTTTGGATAAGACGAAGACTTGCGCTTCAAATTCCGAGTGAGGAGTAATAGATCCGGTTTTACATAAAACCTGACCGCGCTCAACCTCATCTTTCTTCGTACCGCGGAGTAATAAACCGGCATTATCACCAGCTTCACCTTGATCCAAAGACTTGTTAAACATTTCGATTCCGGTAACGGTAGTTTTCTTGGTGTCCATTAAACCAACAATTTCAACTTCATCACCAACTTTAATAACACCGCGTTCAATACGACCAGTAACAACGGTACCGCGACCTTCAATGGAGAAGATATCTTCAATCGGCATTAAGAAAGGATGTTCAGTGTCGCGAGTTGGGGTAGGAATATAGGAATCAATTGCTTCCATGAGTTTCATCACTGGTTCAGAATCTGGACCGCTAGGATTTTCTAAAGCTTTCAAAGCGGAACCACGGATGATTGGAGTTTCAGCGCCTGGGAATTCATACTTATTTAATAAGTCGCGAACTTCCTCTTCAACTAAATCAATTAGTTCTTTGTCCTCAACCATGTCGCACTTGTTTAAGAAAACAATGATATAAGGAACACCAACCTGACGAGCTAATAAGATGTGCTCACGAGTCTGAGGCATAGGGCCATCAGTAGCGGAAACCACTAAGATAGCACCGTCCATCTGCGCCGCACCAGTAATCATGTTCTTAACATAGTCGGCGTGACCAGGACAGTCAACGTGCGCATAGTGGCGGTTAGTTGACTCGTACTCTACGTGAGTAGTGGAAATAGTGATACCGCGGTCCTTTTCTTCGGGCGCCGAATCAATTTCTTTGACATCTTTTTTGGAAGCACTTAAGCCGTGCGCTCCAAACACCGCTAACATCGCTGCGGTTAAAGTGGTTTTGCCGTGGTCAACGTGGCCAATAGTACCAATGTTGACGTGTGGCTTGGAACGATCAAATTTTTCTGCCATACTTCTTTGATTTACGACCCCCGATTGGGGTTTTTCTCTTAAGAGACCAGCCGTAATTAATTAATTAATAATTTATAAATAATTTATAACAAGCTAATAATTCCGCCTTTACTTTATTTCCTCAGCACCTTTCTTTACTTGTGGCGGGATGGCCCAAGGATTGTTATTTTTACTTTCTTCGGCCAAAAAAGGAGCTTTCTCTTGATTTTTCCAAGTGGAAATATCGCCATTTATTTTATCAGTTAGTTCCTCGCTTGTCAAATCCTTTTTTAAATCTGAATCAGCCTCTTTTTCCGGCTCCGCTAGCCGCCCTTTAACCAATTTTTCGTACTTTTCCCAGCTCATAATAACCTGGGTTTTTTCCGGCTCACCCTCATTATAAATAACGAGGCTATCCCCTGTCTGCTGGTTTAAAGCTAGTATTTTTTTCAAGGGCTCGGGAAACATATAAGTAAAAGTTAGTTTTTGTCAATAAAGGGAAAGGTTGTTAGCGGCTATTCTTAACTTTTATTTGCTCTAAAATATTGCGAGGGACTTCAGCATAATTGGAGAATTCCATCACATAACTGGCTCGGCCTTGAGACATCGATCGCAGAGTGGTGGAATAACCAAACATTTCCGCCAGCGGCACTTTGGCGCGCACAGCTTTAATATTATTCGGTCGGTCAATCATTTCGCCAATCTGACCGCGTTTAGCGTTTAAGTCGCCAATCGCACCGCCCATATATTCTTCCGGAGTCGTGACTTCAACTTTCATAATCGGTTCTAAAAGAATCGCGCCGGCTTTTTCACAAGCTTCTCGGAAGGCAAAAATAGCGGCCATTTTAAAGGCAATTTCCGAAGAGTCAACTTCATGGTAAGAACCGTCGGTAACAGCCACCTTAACATTAACCATTGGGTAACCGGCCACACCACCAGCATTCAAAGCTTCTTTAACGCCCTTTTCAATGCCAGGAATATATTCCTTAGGAATTACGCCACCCTTAACCTCATCAATAAATTCAAAGCCTTTTTCTGGATCGTCTTGAGGAGAAACCCGTAAGGTACAATGACCGTACTGACCGCGACCACCAGACTGCTTAGCATACTTATATTCAGCCACCGCTTCTTTAGTAATTGTTTCGCGGTAGGAAACTTGCGGATTACCAATGTTCGCTTCAACACCGAATTCGCGGCGCATACGATCAACGATAATAT
This window of the Candidatus Parcubacteria bacterium genome carries:
- a CDS encoding hypothetical protein (Derived by automated computational analysis using gene prediction method: GeneMarkS-2+.) codes for the protein MFPEPLKKILALNQQTGDSLVIYNEGEPEKTQVIMSWEKYEKLVKGRLAEPEKEADSDLKKDLTSEELTDKINGDISTWKNQEKAPFLAEESKNNNPWAIPPQVKKGAEEIK
- the rplC gene encoding 50S ribosomal protein L3 (Derived by automated computational analysis using gene prediction method: Protein Homology. GO_component: GO:0005840 - ribosome [Evidence IEA]; GO_function: GO:0003735 - structural constituent of ribosome [Evidence IEA]; GO_process: GO:0006412 - translation [Evidence IEA]) — translated: MKFILGTKKQMTQLWVNDKVVAVTPVLAGPCTVTQIKTESTDAYEAVQVSFGKRREKNINKPQRGHFKKADVLPKVAREFRASGADLKVGDIITVGTFAPGDAIDVSGTSKGKGFQGVVKRHGFAGGRKSHGNKDQLRMPGSVGSKGPARIFKGVRMAGQMGNEAVTVKNLTVVAIDEEQNLIYVKGAIPGAINSLVAIKGVGDLKVNLVKEEEVKEEAPVSEAEAVKEETPVEETPKEEAKVEEAPAEKAKEETPVTEEKTEEKVEAAEAPADAK
- the rpsJ gene encoding 30S ribosomal protein S10 (Derived by automated computational analysis using gene prediction method: Protein Homology. GO_component: GO:0005840 - ribosome [Evidence IEA]; GO_function: GO:0003723 - RNA binding [Evidence IEA]; GO_function: GO:0003735 - structural constituent of ribosome [Evidence IEA]; GO_process: GO:0006412 - translation [Evidence IEA]) → MSDNNKKEEFKQRIRIKIKAFDHKIVDQSTKTIVNTIERSDAHFFGPIPLPTEKRKYTVNRATFVHKDARDQYEMRIHKRIIDIVDPSAKTIEDLTSLNLPAGVDVEIKMQ
- the tuf gene encoding elongation factor Tu (Derived by automated computational analysis using gene prediction method: Protein Homology. GO_function: GO:0003746 - translation elongation factor activity [Evidence IEA]; GO_process: GO:0006414 - translational elongation [Evidence IEA]); amino-acid sequence: MAEKFDRSKPHVNIGTIGHVDHGKTTLTAAMLAVFGAHGLSASKKDVKEIDSAPEEKDRGITISTTHVEYESTNRHYAHVDCPGHADYVKNMITGAAQMDGAILVVSATDGPMPQTREHILLARQVGVPYIIVFLNKCDMVEDKELIDLVEEEVRDLLNKYEFPGAETPIIRGSALKALENPSGPDSEPVMKLMEAIDSYIPTPTRDTEHPFLMPIEDIFSIEGRGTVVTGRIERGVIKVGDEVEIVGLMDTKKTTVTGIEMFNKSLDQGEAGDNAGLLLRGTKKDEVERGQVLCKTGSITPHSEFEAQVFVLSKEEGGRHKPFFNGYKPQFYIRTTDVTGEVELPAGTDMVMPGDTVSFKVKLISPVALEEKQKFAIREGGRTVGAGVVTKIIK
- the rplD gene encoding 50S ribosomal protein L4 (Derived by automated computational analysis using gene prediction method: Protein Homology. GO_component: GO:0022625 - cytosolic large ribosomal subunit [Evidence IEA]; GO_function: GO:0003735 - structural constituent of ribosome [Evidence IEA]; GO_process: GO:0006412 - translation [Evidence IEA]); translated protein: MNTKVYSQKAEPLHNLDLSEKVFGVTVNQDLIHQALLAQQGNERQNLADTKDRSEVSGGGKKPWKQKGTGRARAGSSRSPIWIGGGVTFGPTSDRNFSKKINKKMRQKALAMVLSNKVANNALVVLDNLEVAEFKTKNFEAILKAVETKILKDERRDVLVISESKNDKLKYSARNLPGVTMINLENINIVDLLKSRYLVTTEAAIKNLETQYSK